In Paracoccus contaminans, the genomic stretch CGCGGCCGATCTCGGTCCGCGCGCGGCCGGCGACTGCCTCGAAGTCGGACGGCTTGCCGCCGAGGAAAAAGACGGCGTCGCCCTCGGTAAGGTTCAGCGCGGCGCGGATCGCCTCGGTCGGCTCGGGGCCGAGGGCCTTGGCAACAGGGCCTGCGGCCTCGGTGCTGCCGTCCTCGGCCTTGCGCCAGAAGATATACCCCATGCCCGGCAGCCCCTGCGCCTGGGCAAAGGCGTTCATCCGGTCGGCGAACTTCCTCGACCCGCCGCCCGGCGCGGGGATGGCGCGGACCTCGGTCCCCTCCTGCTCCAGCAGCTTGGCAAAGATGCCAAAGCCGCTGCCGCGGAAATGGTCCGACACGTCCACCATCTCGATCGGGTTGCGCAGGTCGGGCTTGTCGGTGCCGTATTTGCGCAAGCTCTCGACATAGGGGATCAGCGGCCAATCGGCATCGACGCGGCGCCCGCCCCCGAATTCTTCGAACAGGCCCTGGATGACCGGCTGGACAGCGGCGAAGACATCCTTCTGCTCGACGAAGGACATCTCGATATCAAGCTGGTAAAAGTCGGTCGGGCTGCGATCGGCGCGCGGGTCTTCATCGCGGAAGCAGGGCGCGATCTGGAAATAGCGGTCAAAGCCCGCGACCATGATCAGCTGCTTGAACTGCTGGGGCGCCTGCGGCAGCGCATAGAACTTGCCCGGATGCAGGCGCGATGGCACCAGGAAGTCGCGCGCGCCCTCGGGCGAGGAGGCGGTGATGATCGGCGTCTGGAATTCGGTGAAGCCGGCGTTCCACATCGCGTCGCGCAGCCATTTGATGACCCGGCTGCGCAGCATGATGTTGCCATGCAGCGACTCGCGGCGCAGGTCGAGGAAGCGATAGGCGAGGCGCGTCTCCTCGGGGTAGTCCTGATCGCCGAACACCGGCAGCGGCAGCTCGTCCGCCGGGCCCAGCACCTCGGCGCCGGTGGCATAGACCTCGATCTCGCCGGTGGGCAGCTTGGGGTTGATGAGGCTCGCATCGCGCAGCTTCACCTTGCCATCGATGCGGATGACGGTCTCCGCCCGCAGCCTTTCCAGCAGGCCAAAGGCAGGGCTGTCGCTGTCGGCGATCACCTGGGTGATGCCGTAATGATCGCGCAAGTCGATGAACAGCACGCCCCCATGGTCGCGGACCCGATGGACCCAGCCCGACAGGCGCACGGCTTGCCCGGCGTCGTTGGCGGTCAGCTGGCCGCAGTTATGGCTGCGATAGGCGTTCATGGCGCGTCCCCTTTGTTCCGGGACCGCATCAACGCCGCGCCGCCCGCGCTGTCAAGCGCGCCGCGCCCCTAGAACGGCCGCACGACATTGCCGGACCAGAAATAGGCGCCCATCCCGACCGTGAACAGCACGTTCCCCGCCAGCGCATGCGCCGCCCAGGCGGCAGGGAAACCCTTGGCCTGATAAAGACGGGCGAAAAGCCAGCCGCCCAGGAAGGTCAGCACCGCCACCACGACCGACCAGTACATCAGATGCGCCAGCGAAAAGATCGCCGCATTCACCAGCCGCGCGCGCCGCTCGCCCCCCATCATGGGGGCATAGCGGTGGAAATACAGCGCCCGGAAGATCAGTTCCTGCGGCAGCGCCGACAGCAGCGGATAAAGCAGCCACAGAACGGCCAGAAAGCTCAGCCGCTCCGGGCTCACATTGGGCAGGAAGCCGGGCCGGGTCGCCCGCATGACCATCAGCCCGATGACCGCCACCAGCAGCGCAAAGAGGATCATGCGCCCCCAGTTGACCCTGCCCCAGCCATGGACCAGCTGCGACCAGTCGAAATCGCCCGTCGCGCGGATCAGCGCCAGCCCGGCCAGGGTAAAGGCGAAGAGCGCCGGAAACAGCGCATTCGGCGGCAGGAACACCGCCATGACCACCGGCACGCCCACGAACAGCGCCAGGAACTCGGCCCATCGCGCTGCCTGCGCCATCGCTCAGCGCTGCATCCGGCTGGCAAGCCAGCGGTTCCACTGCGCCCGGTTGCCGGCAAAGGTGTTCAGATCGACATTGCCGCGAAAGCCGGGCGCGGTGCCCGTTCCGGTGTATTGCCAGAAGCTCCACCGCTGGCCGGGATAGGTGCCGCGGGGATGGTCGGCGACCGAGCGCAGCCAGAACTCGGCATTCATGCGGCCAAGCTGGGCGTCGCGGTAGAAATCGACGGTGGTATAGACGATCGGGCGCTGGCCGTAATACTGCGTCAGGATCGCCATGAAGGTGCCGACCTCCTGATGGATTTCAGCCGGGCTGGGCTGATAGCGGCAGGTCCGCGAATTATGGACCCATTCCAGATCGACGACCGGCGGCAACGCGCCCCGTTCACGCGGGACATTGGCGATGAACCAGGCCGCCTGCTCGGCCCCCGAGCGGCAGAAATAGTAGAAGTGATAGGCCCCGCGCGGAATGCCCGCCGCTCGCGTCTGCGCCCAGTAGGCCGGGAAGGCCGGGTCCGAATGATCGCCCCCTTCCGTCGCCTTGAGAAAGGCGAAGCTGATCCCGGCTGCCCGCGCCGTCGCCCAGTCCACGCTGCCCTGATAGCGCGACACGTCCACCCCGTGGACCTGGTTGTTGTAGGGGTGGCCCGAGGTCCAGACATGGGGGGCGCTGTCGCCCAGCGCCGGCACCGCGCCGCCGACATAGCTGCCGCTCACCGGCTGGCCCGACCCGATGCTCGCATCGGTCACGACGCGCCGGCTTGCCCCCCCGCCGCAACCCGCCAGTGCCGCAATCGCCACGAGGGCTGCCGCCCTGATCCACATCTTCATCGTCCTGCCCGGCCCGTCTTGTGTTCTGGTTGCCGGGACTATCCACAAGGCACCGCGGAAAGTCACGCCGGCCCCTTATCGCACGCAGCCGGCGCGTATCACGAAATCGTGTGCCCGTCAGTTCAGGTCGGGCACCAGCTTGCCGGGGTTCATGATGTTGTTGGGATCAAGCGCCCGCTTGATCGACCCCATCACTCCCCAAGCCGCGCCGTGCTGGGCATCCATCAGGCCCCGCTTGCCCACGCCGATGCCGTGCTCGCCGCTGATCGTGCCCCCGACCGCGAGGGCGCGGTGCGCCATCCGCTCGGCCACGCCCTTGGCGATGGCGATCTCGTCCTGGTTGCCGGGTTCAAGCAGCATCAGCACATGAAAGTTGCCGTCGCCCACATGGCCCACCACGTCGCCCATCAGGCCCGACCGGTGCATGTCCTCGGACGCGGCCGCGACCGCCGCAGGCAGTTCGGACATCGGCACGCAGATGTCGGTGCTGATCCCCGTCGCGCCCGGCCGCAGCTTGAGCGCCGCGTAATAGGACGCATGGCGCGCCGCCCACAGGCGGTTTCGCTCGTCCAGGCTGGTGGCCCAGGCGAACCCCTGCCCATGGTTTTCGGCCGCGATCGCACCGAAGCTTTCCGCATCGGCCTTGACCGACTGCGGCGAGCCGTTGAACTCGACCATCAGATGCGGCTGTTCGGGATAGGCCGATCCCATGTGCATGTTGACCGCGCGCATGGCCATCGCGTCCATGAACTCGATCCGCGCCATCGGGATGCCCATCTGCATCGTCTGCGCCACGCAGGTGACTGCATCCTCGAGCGTCGGAAAGGCGCAGACGGCGGCGGCGACATCTTCGGGCTGGGGGTGCAGGCGCAGCGTCAGTTCGGTGATGATCGCCAGCGTGCCCTCGGACCCGACCAGCAGCGCGGTCAGGTCATAGCCGGCGCTGGACTTGGCCGCGCGGCTGCCGGTGCGGATCACGGTGCCGTCCGCCAGCACAGCCTCGAGCGCGAGGACGTTCTGGCGCATGGTGCCATAGCGGACCGCCGTGGTCCCGCTGGCGCGGGTCGATGCCATGCCGCCAAGGCTGGCATTCGCGCCCGGATCGACGGGAAACATCAGGCCCGTCGCGCGCAGCTCCGTGTTCAGCGTCTCGCGCGTGACGCCCGGCTGGACGACGGCCAGCATGTCCTCGGGCCGGATATCCAGCACCTTGTCCATCCGCATCATGTCCAGCACCAGACCGCCCCGGACGGCCAGCGCATGCCCTTCCAGCGAGGTGCCCGTCCCCCATCCGATCACCGGCACCCGGTGCGCATTGCAGATCGCCAGCACGCGCGACACCTCGGCCGTGTCCAGCGGAAAGCCCACCGCATCGGGGGGCGGGGCGCGGTGGAACGTTTCGGATGCGGCGTGCAGGGCCAGGTCGGATTCGCCGGTGGACAGCCGGTCGCCCAGCACGTTGCGCAGTTCGGACAGGACGGATGGGGCGATCGGCACGGGGCGACTCCTCTGCTTGTGGCGGCTGGACAGTGCATCCGGCGGGCGCGGCTCTCA encodes the following:
- the aspS gene encoding aspartate--tRNA ligase, producing the protein MNAYRSHNCGQLTANDAGQAVRLSGWVHRVRDHGGVLFIDLRDHYGITQVIADSDSPAFGLLERLRAETVIRIDGKVKLRDASLINPKLPTGEIEVYATGAEVLGPADELPLPVFGDQDYPEETRLAYRFLDLRRESLHGNIMLRSRVIKWLRDAMWNAGFTEFQTPIITASSPEGARDFLVPSRLHPGKFYALPQAPQQFKQLIMVAGFDRYFQIAPCFRDEDPRADRSPTDFYQLDIEMSFVEQKDVFAAVQPVIQGLFEEFGGGRRVDADWPLIPYVESLRKYGTDKPDLRNPIEMVDVSDHFRGSGFGIFAKLLEQEGTEVRAIPAPGGGSRKFADRMNAFAQAQGLPGMGYIFWRKAEDGSTEAAGPVAKALGPEPTEAIRAALNLTEGDAVFFLGGKPSDFEAVAGRARTEIGRELGLIDENQFKFAWIVDFPMYEKTDDGRIDFSHNPFSMPQGGMEALNGDPLKVHAYQYDLACNGYELISGGIRNHTPEIMFKAFELAGYPAAEVEKRFGGMVKAFRYGAPPHGGCAAGIDRIVMLLADESNIREVIMFPMNQRAEDLMMGAPSEPTNEQLRDLRLRPLPKDA
- a CDS encoding type II CAAX prenyl endopeptidase Rce1 family protein is translated as MAQAARWAEFLALFVGVPVVMAVFLPPNALFPALFAFTLAGLALIRATGDFDWSQLVHGWGRVNWGRMILFALLVAVIGLMVMRATRPGFLPNVSPERLSFLAVLWLLYPLLSALPQELIFRALYFHRYAPMMGGERRARLVNAAIFSLAHLMYWSVVVAVLTFLGGWLFARLYQAKGFPAAWAAHALAGNVLFTVGMGAYFWSGNVVRPF
- a CDS encoding GH25 family lysozyme, encoding MKMWIRAAALVAIAALAGCGGGASRRVVTDASIGSGQPVSGSYVGGAVPALGDSAPHVWTSGHPYNNQVHGVDVSRYQGSVDWATARAAGISFAFLKATEGGDHSDPAFPAYWAQTRAAGIPRGAYHFYYFCRSGAEQAAWFIANVPRERGALPPVVDLEWVHNSRTCRYQPSPAEIHQEVGTFMAILTQYYGQRPIVYTTVDFYRDAQLGRMNAEFWLRSVADHPRGTYPGQRWSFWQYTGTGTAPGFRGNVDLNTFAGNRAQWNRWLASRMQR
- a CDS encoding FAD-binding oxidoreductase; this encodes MPIAPSVLSELRNVLGDRLSTGESDLALHAASETFHRAPPPDAVGFPLDTAEVSRVLAICNAHRVPVIGWGTGTSLEGHALAVRGGLVLDMMRMDKVLDIRPEDMLAVVQPGVTRETLNTELRATGLMFPVDPGANASLGGMASTRASGTTAVRYGTMRQNVLALEAVLADGTVIRTGSRAAKSSAGYDLTALLVGSEGTLAIITELTLRLHPQPEDVAAAVCAFPTLEDAVTCVAQTMQMGIPMARIEFMDAMAMRAVNMHMGSAYPEQPHLMVEFNGSPQSVKADAESFGAIAAENHGQGFAWATSLDERNRLWAARHASYYAALKLRPGATGISTDICVPMSELPAAVAAASEDMHRSGLMGDVVGHVGDGNFHVLMLLEPGNQDEIAIAKGVAERMAHRALAVGGTISGEHGIGVGKRGLMDAQHGAAWGVMGSIKRALDPNNIMNPGKLVPDLN